cccctcccacctccccagtcccaacccttgcacatgatatgtttcacttcgtttacgccttatttcgattacattccatgtttcaacacacaactcactaccgttgttggggtttcccccaaaaaagaaaagcagtcctattgccaaggaggcatttgatagttctccattgctaagaatatagagatattaagtcccgctgtttgttacatagtttttctttttcccccttgccccgcgccaccgagttcacgcctgttttagtaatcgccacgctgcctgacaagggaaaaaaaaaccgaaaaggatggttatttcccgtcatcagcaggcgtggggctctggcttagttgatagacttgtagagtatctgcaagcagtctctggaaccgacggtcttgcgctggtgtcggctccggctcgagattccaccagcgtcccgctgttccttgtacataatttttccccttatatcccattcccacgccaccaggtctgtttgcttaatggacatcacactgtagttgatgacacaccgcgtttcttcccgagaaagaagaaaatttcttctcagccggcgtggggatatagcttagttcagtctagtgagatggctaccactttgattgccttcaatatttcagcaacagacttactattaggatctcccacaaaagtccgccccattagaaaggaaccattacatattgctcatactaagatgacattaagtcgcgtggccgcggcagcggccgcgcggttttgggtttctgtataaagtccagggaaagtacaaccagaaataacatcactataaacttttacccttttatggtgctcataagatggagaaacctagagagaggctcggcgtctccgttttgcgctcaggaaaaccgcggcccctgcgctgtgctcaggagggaggagttgagagagagacaggttaaaagaattgggggatgcccgggtcccacagcttcagcacgccgtggggtctctggtcccatgccggaattagttcagtgggctgcttggggtccgagggcgctccctcgggcccctccatcatgctccttccacagccgggtccaaaaggaagcacacgtgggggaggtgggtttaagtatctaactgcggtgggcgggggtcgccgcccccgccccctggggactcccgcaagcgtgctcacgtcctgttttggctgaatcggcgtctccgttttgcgctcaggaaaaccgcggcccctgcgctgtgctcaggagggaggagttgagagagagacaggtttaaagaattgggggatgcccgggtcccacagcttcagcacgccgtggggtctctggtcccatgccggaattagttcagtgggctgcttggggtccgagggcgctccctcgggcccctccatcatgctccttccacagccgggtcccgCTAACACTATTTTTTCAacatgcaaaagaaagaaaaaaatgtttatgccatgatgattattttataatttccttaaACACTCTGTCATTCTTGGGCCAGGAAAAGCTTTTCTTCTCCAGggtctaatatttaaaaaatttttctaatcTATCTTTTGTTTCAGACTGACAACTCTGAAATTCAATAAGCTATTGACTAGGCCCCATTTAATACTAAATTAGCATTAAGATTTCATTCCCTTATAAAGGCAGGTGTGTCCACTGTCAGCAGGAAAAGCTTAGTCCTAAAGTAGCCCAGAGGCATGCAGACAGCTTCTCTTTGAGATGCAAAACATTAACTCTttggagaaagacagacaggcaCCATCCAGATGCAGAAATTGGAGAGGTATTTGGACGTCATAGAAgaggagaagctacagaagaatgcAAAGGTCCTGATAAGGTTATGTAAAGACCATCAATAGTACAAGGCATTGTGACAACACCtggattaacttttatgtatacaGAGAAATCCAGGCCAAAACCTTTCGGAAGAATTGCATGTAAACTCCTCCCAAAAACCACTGTAGGTTTGCTCTTCCAAGCTTGTGTTCTCTATTTAACACATATTCATTTCTCTCTGAGACAGTTTCCACTTTCAAGAAGCCCGTGttcttacatctttctaagtaaagtTCTTTTAGtaaaaattcaatcatgaataggCTTGTAATTTCATaattcaaggtgattcaatttaaaaaaagaatttttttttaatgtcttgcttggctaaataaataaaagtgtcccTAGAGCAGGGGATGCAGCCCCAAAGACCACAGGGCAGGCCTGTCACACAGTAATGCTCACAAAAAGCACGTTTTTAggggttttatagttttttagTTTTATGCATCCGAATTTGCTCAAGCAACCCCAAGCAACTAGTGTAGgcagtagttttttgttttttaatttaggcagtagcattttgttttttaattaatgaaggATTTTAATCACACTTTACTTAAAAGTGGGAAGTGGATtacaagcaatttttttttttttggtttgttgttttggagccattcctgtaacagagctcaggggacaatatgaggtgccagggatcgaagtgGGGTTGACAAGCGCCTTAACGCCTGGTGTGTGGTTCCAGCCAGAAAAAGGAATCTGAAGGGTATGGAGCCGGGGTGGGCGTGTGGGGGACAGCAGCGCGTGCTGGAAGGAACGCCAACGACCTGGTGGAGTAATAAACGACCTGGTGGAGTAATAAACGGAAGCCCCAAACGTTCTTCAATCCGCTCCCTCTCTGACTTCTGGTCCTGTCTCCGCAGGAGCGGCGGCAAATCTGGAGGGAAAGTGCCTGGGACCGTGGGCCAAGATGCCAAACATCAAGCTCTTCACTGGCAGCTCCCACCAGGACTTGGGTCAGAAGATTGCTGACCACCTGGGCCTCGAGCTCGGCAAGGTGGTGACGAAGAAATTCAGCAACCAGGAGACGAGCGTGGAAATAGGCGAGAGCGTGCGCGGCGAAGACGTGTACATCGTGCAGAGCGGCTGCGGCGAGATCAACGACAACCTCATGGAGCTCCTGATCATGATCAACGCCTGCAAGACGGCGTCGGCGCACCGGCTCACGGCCGTCATGCCCTGCTTCCCGTACGCGCGGCAGGACAAGAAGGACAAGAGCCGGGCCCCCATCTCGGCCAAGCTGGTGGCCAACATGCTGTCCATCGCGGGCGCCGACCACATCATCACCATGGACCTGCACGCCTCTCAGATCCAGGGCTTCTTCGACATCCCCGTGGACAACCTGTACGCGGAGCCCGCCGTCCTGAAGTGGATCCGGGAGAACATTTCCCAGTGGAGGAACTGCACGGTCGTGTCCCCAGATGCGGGGGGCGCTAAGAGGGTCACCTCCATTGCGGACCGCTTGAACGTAGACTTCGCCTTGATCCACAAAGAACGGAAGAAGGCCAACGAGGTGGATCGCATGGTGCTGGTGGGAGACGTGAAGGACCGGGTGGCCATCCTGGTGGACGACATGGCTGACACCTGCGGCACCATCTGCCACGCCGCCGACAAGCTCGTCTCGGCGGGAGCCACCAAAGTTTATGCCATCCTGACTCACGGCATCTTCTCGGGCCCGGCCATCACTTGCATCAACAACGCCTGCTTCGAAGCGGTCGTGGTCACCAATACCATCCCTCAGGAGGATAAGATGAAGCATTGCCCCAAAATACAGGTCATCGACATCTCCATGATCCTGGCCGAAGCCATCAGGAGAACTCACAATGGCGAGTCTGTTTCTTACCTGTTCAGCCACGTCCCTTTATAAGGGAactgctctgggattactctgctttaaaataaaataaaaattcacagttGCCCTCTGAATTATTTTCCCTTGATACTTGAAAAGTTTAGGATCCAGCTTGCACCATTCTGGCTTTCTACGTTGCATACCAGGTATAGAAAAGTTTTATTTCCAAGTTGGAAGGTTGGGGGGAGAAACAGATTGAAAACAATACCTATAGgtttttcttatggggttggttGTCTCATGCTGACTTCTTCCATTATGTTGTGAGCCTTGCAGGTTTAGCTAAGGTTCAGCTCCTGAATCCAGACTTTAGAGGGTGCTATGTAAAAGTTACTGGGGAAGTTTAGAATACTTCTCCTGTGAATGCTTTGGGGttaaatttgtatggaacaacaATCTTTGGCAGCTATGCCTAGTCCGCCACCGTCTTGCCACCCTTGATCCTCACTCACATTTGTCATAAGTTCTCTAAGGTCTCTGCTAAATTGCCTCAAGTTCTGAGCAACTCCACACTTTCTTTGGGCTGAAGCCTTAGAAAAACAGCACCAGCAGCTTTCAATTTGAATAACTGTGGGAGATATTCTAGGGTGTGTATACAAGTGCAGTAAATGCATCTTTCAAGAGGACAAAGCTATCACCATTTGGACTCTGTATCCTAATTCTGTTTTGTAcctgtttgttttgatttaattttatttttatattttgtagatGAATATCTTTGGATCATTGATCAATATTCCTGTCTTCTAGAAAGCAAACTTAGTTTTCATATGCTCTCTTACATTtatgttacatattttttattgtggCTTAATCTTAGCTTATTACCACAATGGtaatacattttattcttttttcaaaagaatGGAAGGGCTTCACAAGTGGTTTCTCAGAGGGCTCTGGGAGTCCCAGAGTCAAGTTGTCTGGCAGTTCAAtgccagtgcccaagaacatggGGTTATTCAGGCCTGTTGGTACTGGAGACCACCTTAGCCACACAGCAGTAGCTTGGTTTtaccagggccacactcagtgatgttttGGGGTCTTGAGTCCATATCTGATGGTGCCTTTCAGGACTACACTGGGGTATGCTGAGAAAGGGTGAGAAAaacctaacccctgtactatttccctgcAGCACTGTTATACTCttgtccctttgctcatcgatttgctcgagcaggcaccagtaatgtttccattgtgagacttcttgttactgtttttggcaactcaaatacgccacaggtagcttgccatctCTGCCAtgaggatgagatactctcagtagcttgccaagctctccgagagggacgaaggaatcgaaccggggtgtgcaaggcagacacccttccCACAATGCTATCGCTATAGTCCAAACATACTATTTCCCTAGACAGCATATTTTAAGAGTGGTGTAGAGCTTTTCTAGACAagagtaaaatttattttcaccaagaaaatgcagaaaattctaaagatgactaaaatgtgaaaaattaaaatgtacacaTCTTTAAAGGAATAATAATCATATTGTTATCCAATGTCTCATTTGCTCCCTCAGGTAATAAGCAACATGAAGCAAAGCTATTTGCAGTTCTAAAAGGATATTCTTTCAGTGTGTGCATTTTGACCAGTCcaaaaagtgctcaggggctattcctgactctgtgatcaggagcaactcctcctggaggggctctggagAATCACAGGCAGAGTCGGGAGTTGAACCTGAGGTGGGCAGGATGCAAGGTAAAGGATTATTTTTACTCGAATTTATGTATCCAGGCAAGGTTAGAATTAAGATTTTTATCTACTGAAGGACCAAGAAACTTTACTGTCATGAATTCTTGCTGGAAGTATCATTTGAGTATTCTAAAAGTATATGCACAACCAAGGGAACTACTTGGCATGAAAGAGAATatcatggtaaaaaaaataaactgttagaaaatttaaaaataatttacaataaagATCATTTTAGAGGTCATCACATTTAAGAGAAAATTTTcaccaaaacacaaaccaaattattttgaaatctgTGAATAAAATTCCAGACCAAGTCTACAAAGCATGGGAGATTAGGAGGAGTAAGTCTAAATCCATTAaggattggggccagagcaatagaacaattgatagggtgtttgctttgcacatggctggcccaggtttgatccccagcattccatatggtccctctagcaccagcagaaataattcctgagtgcaagccaggctccccaaaccaaaaataaataaatctattaagGAAATTGcctagtttttttttatgttattgattcaccatgaaatacagttacaaagctttcatgtttgagtttcagtcatacaatgaccaaccacccatccctccaccagtgcatgttttctacCACCAACATCTGCAGTATTACCTCCTCTTTCCCCCCtgtttccaaccctccccctgcctctatggcagacaattttccccatactctctctactttggggcattatgatttgcaatatagatactgagaggctatcacgtttggccctttatctactttcagcacacaccccCCATCCAAACAATTCAACCATCATTGaattagtgatcccctctctattccagctgccctctcccccagctcatcagacaggcttccaactattgGGCAATATTCCCAgccctgtgtctactgttcttggctgtcagtctcatattatgttaggAAATTATCTAGTTTGGGAGAGAAGTTACACTAATGATTGACATTACAGAAAAACCTGAGTTATATGTTTTATCTAAAGctcaaggaggaaaagaaagagaaaacagagataCACAAACAACTCCCAAAGTCTTATATATTATAACAAACAGAAAGGCACAGACAGAACTAAACAAATCTATCTGAAGATAGGGTGAAAAATGAGGACAAAAACATGGCAAAGAAAATTATCACATGTATATTATCATGACAAAGAATGTGTATTATCTGAAAAGAATGTCTTTAAGGTGgtaaaaggactggagtgatagcacagtgggtagggtgtttgccttgcacacctggattcgatttctccatccctctcagagagctcagtaagctaccaagagtatcctgtctgcagggcagagtctggaaagcttcccgtggtgtattcaatatgccaaaaacagtaacaagtctctcaatggagacgttactggtgtccgctcaggcaaatcaatgaacaacgggatgacagtgctacagtgctatattatcaTGACAAAGTCAACATGTTAATTTATGCAATATAAAATAGCTAATGAAATACTATTTACAGGAAATATACGTAAGCATGAAATTTGGGTATAAAGTCATAGTAAAAATGTAAATGATGACAAAGAAACTAAGAGTTATACTTTCAGTCAAAACAAAAGCATAAGGTACTTTCTGATTAAATGCAATTCTCATGAATCTATTGcttagacatttaatattataatattcactctcactgtatcactgtcatcccgttgttcagtgggcaccagtaacgtccccattcatccctgtcagatgctagtgtagccagatggcatattgggggctctttcaggatcagaggaatgaggactatcattgttactgtttttggcacatcgagtatgccacgggtagcttcccaggctctgctgtgtgagcaggatactctcagagcttgccaggctctcagagagggatgggggctttgggggtggcctctaatcatctttacaggtgttcccagtctactgattgtaagcttttggtcgactggcatgttgtaacaatctgcacactgacagacacacacctggctgggtctctgggcagcacctgagacATCTGCgccctcaggttgatctccttgaggttgatagagtgagcccagaggttgttgagcagctggcagagaagGACCCTATGGCAGAGGgtcaaacacctgtgccgagtcccagggcacctggtggttggctgacagcaccccacagtggatgagccactgcgcatACTGCTGCCAGAGCTCTATGTCCATTGGCACTGCGACTCAGTCCccattataatattaatattaaaaataaaaacacatttaaaaatcattacaaTAACATTACAATTCAATTCAAAAActgtattttagaatttaaatagctcattttcacaatattttcaCAATAAAGTAACCATATTTGGAAATGTATATTTTAGCATGAAAAAAAGCAACTAAAATATAACTCACAAAAGCCTTGACAAATCCTTTAAATTGTTTAGGGGCcaacaaccagtggtgctcagggttgattcttggctgtgtgctcagggatcacccctgacaatTTGGGAGAgcaagtggggtgccagggattgaatataggtgagccacatgcaaggcaagcttcctataTGCTGTACTACTCTTGATACACTCTTGATAAATTTTTCaatggaattattttaataattatttattattttacaaaataataattatttattattttacaaaaataatatctCCCAGAAAACTACCTCTCTGTGAAATATAAACAGAGTTAAGCTTACTTGACCTGATAAAATCCATTAAATATCCATTCTTAAGAAGGTATTTGTTCTTAAGTATTCTTAAGTATGAAAACAATTCCATTAAAATTAGGCAAGTTTCTAAGCCAGTGAAACAAGGCAAGAAAAACGAGAGGTGGACAAATCGAAATGTAAGAGGCAAACATCATTAGCATATGTCATTACTGTCAACAAGAAATAGTTGgactatcaaaaaaaaaatttccagaagaTGTCAATAAAATGGTGGCATGTAAGATAAAACTCTCCTCTCCtaaattccatatatatatggaattttGAAAATTTACTACTACCTAAtgcaatacaaatatttatagcaCCCCAAACTGAAGTACAACATAAAGATAATTACAAAAATTATACAACATACCTgaatattttgtaaattatgaGTAGAAACAATATTTCAAGTATGATACCTTCCTCAAAATCATCTATATGAATAAAACATTATAGTCAGTATAAGTCCAGCAACAATACTAACAGGATATTTCTTTGGTGGGAGGAATGGGTGGGGTGCAGAATTAATTAATTCAGAATTAActcctgcattcagagatcattcctggcattgctcaggaaacTAGATgtaattctggggattgaacccaggtccccaAGGCTTTCATgtgaggcaagagccttaaccactATCTCTTTTCCCCTAAAAggattatttttttgaagaaagttttgttttccttaaatgCCATCTGCAAAaattaatgacaaaaaaaattcaagattattttgaaaaaaatttttatagtgtAGTAAACACTATAAAACTTTAGTAATTCAAATGCTGTATCAATGCAAGAATGGCCAGAATAAGTACTGTTGCTGAATTTAGATTCCTGAAAAAGACCCATGAGCGCTTATGGGAATTTAGTACACACATACCTGATTTAATGGAGTGACTGTGTTACTGGAAAAAAAGGAGCATAACCAAATCAACTTTATGGGAAAATCATTATTACAAATTCCCTGTGGACCTGCTTTCCTGATATCCTGCCTTGGCAACAACTCTTGCAATCCACTCAGGTTCTCTGAAGTGGGGATGAGCCTTTTGCGatggtttttttctttatacAATTGTTCAATTCATATCATAGCACTGCTGCTGATGGAGTACTTAATGCCAGTTGTCACTTATCAGCATCTAGTTTCTTGATGATTTCAACTTTCCTTGATTACATCCTGGAAAGTGCCTCCAGCCTCTTAAAACCTCCACTTTAAGACCCATTATAACACTGTTGTTGATATGAAATGTGTCTAATATCATTATTTCACTAGTTGACTCAATCATTTTTAGACAAACTCTTCTccagaaaaccaaataaacaaaagagaaaccATCGAATAATAGAGGAAACATGCTGCAGAACATACTCCTTCAGTCAGAATTACAAGTACCCTAGCTGCAAGTCATAGTGTACTCAGGCACTCTATCTAAGAACAGTTTTACGCAAATCAATTCCTATTGGCTTAGTTCCTAACAGTACTTAAAAACTGaagggagagaaataaatatatacacagatatgtttCTTCATTCTTGCAAAGTGATAAAGAAATATGCATATACAATAAAGCCAGTATACATGTCATCAGACAAAGAATGCGCTGCATCAATCAATGGTGCTAAGTAACTATTGACTGGGAAACTAGTTATTTTTTCTGCATCCATAGcagataccaaaaataaataaattccagaaGGAACGGTTACTCCTAAAAAGAACTACAAAGCACTAgtagaaaatgtgaaataaagtCCCTACTTTCAGTGGGCAAGATCTTACTAAGAAACATGTTAGGTATGGAACTCATAATAATAAGTTTGAGATGTGCCTTCTGGGGTTCTACGGGCAGGAAATGAGCAGATAGAACTCTCTAGCTGCAGATATGTCTTATGCttccagagaaagaaataatagcCACAAGGTCAGGGTTGCAAAGAATGGTTCAGAGACCAGAGAACCACTGAGTGTCACCCAAAACCTGGCTGAGCTACTTCCTGCACCCACAGGCGAAGATGCAGGCCCGGGTGCCTAGAGAGTCAGGCACGAAATCACTGAGCATTATTTTCAGGCGTTCAAACATAAGGAAATTTGCCCCTTTGGATTTCAAAATCCTTTGGCAactcttttattccttttaattCCTTCCTTTTGGAATGGGAATGTATACCCCATGCCTGTATCACCACTGCATGTTGGAAgcagatcatttgttttctgtgttcACAGGTTCACAGATGGAGATGAGTTTTATTCCAGGATGGTTCTTGCTGAGTTTCACTCATATCTGATTTAGATGATGAAATTTGGGGCATTTGAACTGATCATATTTAGATGAAATTTTGGACTTGAGTTGAGGGTGTAGTGGATTGAAACTTTTGGGGAAGttgccatggagtaaacctcttGGACGTGGGATGAGGGGCTACAGGGCAGATGGAAGTGCACTGAATGAAAACACCCCTAAGAAACAAAAGCGCTAGCTTATGGGctcaaagaaagacaaaagagcCTTTGATTTCCAACCCAGGCAGCCCTGACCACCAACTTCCTGTTAAAGAGAGGACTTTAGAAAACCAAAGCCAGTCAGTTGCTCAAAGAATAGAACCTGGACCTTATTCACTTTTCTCCTCATCAAGCCTAAAATGCTCATTAACTTCCATGCTCCCTCTCTGCATAAGTTGAGGGTAATAGTGCATGTGATGCAAGAGCAAGCATGTCATTCCTAAACATATGAGCAACCTTAGTGCCCTGCCAGTCACACATGCTTTTCCCTTTGTACATGTTTCTCCCCTTAACTCCTCAAAAACTCTTGCCCCAAACACATTGTTAACACTGCCTTGGCAGTGCCCACACCTGTGTCCGATGTGTAGCATGTCTTTAATAAATTTCTCTACTATTATCCACGCTGCCTTGCCCTTGAACTCTTTCTTCACCAAAGACAAAGAACCAAAGTAACAGAGCAGTCCTGTCCCCGCTCTGACTTCTCTTTATCAGGAAATATCTTTTAGTGAGTCAGACTGCAACAATGTGATTATGTGAAAATAAGAACCTTGGTCCTTGGGATGGTGTTCACTTTCTCACCCCAGTCTTCAGTTCCAAGGCTTCCTTGAGATTTAGGGTGGAAGAAACCCAAACACAAGTTGAGGAGATCAGGTGGACACAGCTATGATGCAAAGGTAACTATGTGGGACTAGGAAGTCAATTTTCCAAACTGAAAagaaacccccccaccccaggtcctcttttcatttctttgagcttCAGGAGAACAGTACTCACCCtgattctctcctttctctgtgaCTTACCCAAGTTTGCTCTCCAGTC
The nucleotide sequence above comes from Sorex araneus isolate mSorAra2 chromosome 1, mSorAra2.pri, whole genome shotgun sequence. Encoded proteins:
- the PRPS1L1 gene encoding ribose-phosphate pyrophosphokinase 3 — protein: MPNIKLFTGSSHQDLGQKIADHLGLELGKVVTKKFSNQETSVEIGESVRGEDVYIVQSGCGEINDNLMELLIMINACKTASAHRLTAVMPCFPYARQDKKDKSRAPISAKLVANMLSIAGADHIITMDLHASQIQGFFDIPVDNLYAEPAVLKWIRENISQWRNCTVVSPDAGGAKRVTSIADRLNVDFALIHKERKKANEVDRMVLVGDVKDRVAILVDDMADTCGTICHAADKLVSAGATKVYAILTHGIFSGPAITCINNACFEAVVVTNTIPQEDKMKHCPKIQVIDISMILAEAIRRTHNGESVSYLFSHVPL